Genomic DNA from Lactococcus garvieae:
AGTTGCTCGGTGGCACCTTTACTTATCAGAGCACTCAGTGTTATGATGGAGTGAACTTTAGGAGAAAGCGTCGCATCCGCCCAGACTTCTCCAAAAAGTATGTCATCATTATATCTCGCAAAATCTGGAGCAAAATTTTCTAAAAGATCTCTTCCTGCTGTTATTTTCTCTGTCATCTTATCCCTCCTTAAGGTTGATATGTGCATTATACACCTTAGAGTGGACTCCAAGGCAAGAAATAAGTCTTTTCTTTTGTTTTATTTAAATAAAAAGCAGTTAGAATGCTAACTGCTTTTTATATTTCTTATTTATATGTTTCAGTGACATCATCGCCTTCTTCTGGTTTTGGACGTTCCTGTATGCTGAGATTGTGAACATCTGACAAAATCAATGGAACTCTCTCAAGCGATACCTCCGAGAATTGTAAACCAAACCAGCGGTCAGGTGTAGCTGTATAGCGCTTAATGTTGGCTTTTGTCTTCAAAACAAAGCGGTCAAAACTTGGCAGTTTTTGAGCATAGGTCACGCGCTCTTCAATCACAATAAATCTAAAATCTCCCACATCACGCCCTGGCATAGTGGTATATTTTTGCTCCTGCTTAGGCAATCTGCCTGATTTAATCAAGTCTTTCACAATTGTTCGTAGATAGCGCGGAACTTCCTGCTTCATACGGAAACCTAAGTAAAGATGAACCTTCACGATATAATCAGTTCCCATCATATCCACTTCATACTCTGAAGTCCATGGCTCATCGGTTACTTTAACATTCACGAACCAATATACTTCTGCTTTCTTCGGACGTTTATCAAGAATTGAATACAAGATAGAACGATCAATGAAATCGCCCTCCATCTTGTTGCTCATATAAACAATATTTGTTTGATAAAGGTCCATCTCCTTATCTTCTTTCAGCTCCTTGAGCTGACCTTTGAAGTCATTGAGATCTAAAGACTTGATATATTTATTAACACTTTTATTTGATTGGAACCAGATAAACATAACAAAGATAATCAGAGCCGCCATTATAACCACGACATAACCACCGTGCACGAATTTTGCTGCTGAAGCAATAAAGAAGATTACTTCGATACTTGCAAAAAAGGCTGCAATCAAGTAAGCAAAAGGCTTTTTAATTCCTTTATGGATTAAGTAGTAAGCCAAAAGGATAGTTGTCATGAGCATGGTAATCGTAATGGCTAGACCATAAGCGGCTTCCATGTGCTCTGCACTTCTAAAATAAAGCACAATACTGGTGGTTGCTAGCCATAAAGCCAAATTCACTGCTGGAATGTAAAGCTGTCCGAGAGTTTTCCCAGGATAATAAATACGCATCATAGGTAAAAGTTTCAAACGAATAGCTTCTGAAACTAAAGTAAAGGAGCCGGAAATCAATGATTGTGATGCAATAATCGACGCAAGTGTAGCAAGAATAACAGCATAAATCATCATCTCTGACGGAATAACCGCGAAGAAAGGGTTCATTCCTCCGAGGTCACCACCTCTATGCGCTAACAACCAAGCACCTTGTCCACAGTACGATAAGACAATGGATAACTTCACGAAAGGCCAGCTGACATAAATGTTGCCACGTCCCACATGGCCAAGGTCTGAATAAAGGGCTTCAGCACCTGTTGTAGCAAGGAAAACCGATCCTAAAATGAAAAGGCCTGCTTTGTTTTCTGGACTTAACAATAGATGTACAGCATAATAAGGATTAATAGCCTTGAAAATCTCAAGATTGGCAAAGGAATTCAGAATTCCTGTTGTTGCCAGAAAGCCAAACCAAATCAGCATGATAGGACCAAAAAGCTTGCCTACCATTCCCGTACCAAACCTTTGTATGAGGAAAAGGAAGGCCAGAATAATTAAAGTAGTCACCACAACTAATGATTGGTTGGCATATAGTTCTCCTAGCCCGGGGACTCCCTTTAGACCTTCAACTGCTGAAGTTACTGTTACCGCTGGAGTCAACGCGCCATCTGCCAGTAAAGTAGCTCCCCCTATCATCGCCGGTACGATTAGCCATTTAGCCATACGACGGACTAAAGTGAAGAGGGAAAATATTCCGCCCTCTTGATGGTTGTCAGCCCTTAAAGCTATCAAAACATATTTAACTGTAGTAATCAGGGTTAGCGTCCAAATAACAAGAGAAACTGCCCCTAAGATAAAGTTCTCTGAAATATTCTGCAAGCCGCCTTGTCCTGAGACAATGGATTGCATAGTATACAACGGACTTGTACCGATATCACCATAAACTACCCCAAGTGCGATAATAAAGCCCGCTGAAGTAGCCTTGTTAAACGATTTTTCACTCGAATAACCCATACAAAAACCTCTTTCATTCTTCTAAAAGGTAGAAGTATACACTTCTCCAGAAACTTTGTGAGATGGTAAAACATAAATTGTCTCAGTTTCTTAAGAATCATTATAACAGTTTCCCCCAAAAACGCTACTAATAACTTTTAAATATCCTATATTTTTTAGATTATGAGAGTGTAAAATAAAAAAGTTATTGGATTAGCTCCATTAACTTTTTATCT
This window encodes:
- a CDS encoding carboxymuconolactone decarboxylase family protein, whose amino-acid sequence is MTEKITAGRDLLENFAPDFARYNDDILFGEVWADATLSPKVHSIITLSALISKGATEQLTFHLKKAKENGMTKDEVAALITQLAFYVGWPNAWSAFNQAKEIWNERK
- a CDS encoding KUP/HAK/KT family potassium transporter, which encodes MGYSSEKSFNKATSAGFIIALGVVYGDIGTSPLYTMQSIVSGQGGLQNISENFILGAVSLVIWTLTLITTVKYVLIALRADNHQEGGIFSLFTLVRRMAKWLIVPAMIGGATLLADGALTPAVTVTSAVEGLKGVPGLGELYANQSLVVVTTLIILAFLFLIQRFGTGMVGKLFGPIMLIWFGFLATTGILNSFANLEIFKAINPYYAVHLLLSPENKAGLFILGSVFLATTGAEALYSDLGHVGRGNIYVSWPFVKLSIVLSYCGQGAWLLAHRGGDLGGMNPFFAVIPSEMMIYAVILATLASIIASQSLISGSFTLVSEAIRLKLLPMMRIYYPGKTLGQLYIPAVNLALWLATTSIVLYFRSAEHMEAAYGLAITITMLMTTILLAYYLIHKGIKKPFAYLIAAFFASIEVIFFIASAAKFVHGGYVVVIMAALIIFVMFIWFQSNKSVNKYIKSLDLNDFKGQLKELKEDKEMDLYQTNIVYMSNKMEGDFIDRSILYSILDKRPKKAEVYWFVNVKVTDEPWTSEYEVDMMGTDYIVKVHLYLGFRMKQEVPRYLRTIVKDLIKSGRLPKQEQKYTTMPGRDVGDFRFIVIEERVTYAQKLPSFDRFVLKTKANIKRYTATPDRWFGLQFSEVSLERVPLILSDVHNLSIQERPKPEEGDDVTETYK